A region from the Pirellulales bacterium genome encodes:
- a CDS encoding GntR family transcriptional regulator has translation MPVNHRITRNETADIDSPSATADAEKLSCADEAYHQILARIIRGELPSGSPLKSTHLAATLGLSRTPIVQALARLAADGIVMQRHQQRAVVCTNAENWLLEIHELRLLLEPHAAARAAHFISGEVLQSLEIEASAVCPEADLDWLKRAREFDFSLHLAIAHATGNRPLRDTINKCWQFKRLSYQLSCDRAEHILSGYREHLSILAALKARDPARASAAMEIHLRHASSYRPEQRVV, from the coding sequence ATGCCTGTCAACCACCGAATCACAAGGAATGAAACGGCGGACATCGATTCTCCATCGGCGACTGCCGATGCCGAGAAACTATCTTGCGCCGACGAGGCCTATCATCAGATACTTGCCCGCATCATTCGCGGTGAACTACCCAGCGGGTCGCCTCTGAAATCTACGCATCTGGCTGCTACTCTTGGGCTTAGTCGCACGCCGATTGTCCAGGCACTGGCGCGACTGGCCGCTGACGGCATTGTGATGCAACGCCATCAACAGCGCGCGGTAGTCTGCACGAATGCGGAGAATTGGCTGCTTGAAATCCACGAACTTCGGCTGTTACTTGAACCCCATGCAGCCGCTCGCGCTGCTCATTTCATTTCTGGCGAAGTTCTTCAAAGCCTGGAAATCGAGGCATCCGCCGTGTGTCCAGAAGCCGATCTGGATTGGCTGAAGCGTGCCCGTGAGTTCGATTTTTCGTTACATCTAGCGATCGCTCATGCGACCGGCAATCGGCCACTGCGGGATACGATCAACAAGTGCTGGCAATTCAAACGTCTTTCTTATCAATTGAGCTGCGATCGAGCCGAACATATTCTCTCCGGTTACCGAGAACATCTCTCGATTCTGGCTGCCCTCAAAGCACGGGATCCCGCCAGGGCCTCCGCCGCCATGGAAATTCATTTACGTCACGCATCGTCATATCGGCCCGAGCAGCGCGTGGTATGA
- a CDS encoding N-acetylglucosamine-6-phosphate deacetylase produces the protein MPDVPQYFDVQVNGYGGHDFNSAELTPDNWHDACRRLRDDGMRGILATVITDELDAMAERLAKAVAMRKRDPLVRETVVGLHVEGPFVSAERGYVGTHPPTATRPADVDLMKRLLDAAEGLTRIVTLAPESDRDFAVTRYLVKQGITVSAGHCNPTIEQLRGAIDAGLTMFTHLGNGCPMQIHRHDNIIQRVLSCSDRLWISFIADGVHVPFFALKNYVRCAGIDRVVITTDAMAAAGLGPGSYRLGPLNIDVGEDLAAWAPDRSHLMGSAITMPRVVQNLREHVGLSDSQIKQVVFDNPRRAIHEHLSG, from the coding sequence ATGCCAGATGTTCCTCAGTACTTCGACGTTCAAGTCAACGGCTACGGGGGGCACGACTTCAACAGTGCCGAGTTGACTCCCGACAATTGGCACGATGCGTGTCGGAGGCTGCGCGATGACGGTATGCGCGGAATTCTAGCAACGGTGATTACCGACGAGCTCGACGCGATGGCTGAGCGGTTGGCGAAGGCAGTAGCAATGCGCAAGCGAGATCCACTCGTGCGAGAAACGGTTGTTGGGCTCCATGTTGAAGGGCCATTTGTCAGCGCCGAGCGCGGCTATGTCGGCACACATCCGCCCACGGCAACTCGGCCGGCGGACGTCGACTTGATGAAGCGTTTGCTCGACGCGGCCGAGGGACTAACTCGAATCGTCACGCTAGCGCCGGAAAGCGATCGCGATTTCGCCGTCACGCGATATCTGGTGAAGCAAGGAATTACCGTGTCAGCCGGCCATTGCAATCCGACGATCGAGCAACTTCGCGGCGCCATCGATGCTGGTCTGACGATGTTCACCCACCTTGGTAATGGTTGCCCCATGCAGATTCATCGGCACGACAACATCATCCAACGTGTATTAAGTTGCTCCGACCGATTGTGGATCAGTTTCATCGCCGATGGCGTCCATGTGCCATTCTTTGCGCTGAAGAACTACGTCCGCTGCGCCGGGATCGACCGAGTCGTGATCACGACCGATGCAATGGCGGCTGCCGGTCTCGGGCCGGGCAGCTATCGCCTTGGACCGCTGAACATCGACGTAGGTGAAGATTTGGCGGCTTGGGCACCCGATCGGTCGCATTTGATGGGCAGCGCGATCACAATGCCGCGTGTGGTGCAGAATTTGCGCGAGCACGTTGGGCTGAGCGATTCTCAGATAAAGCAAGTTGTCTTTGATAACCCAAGGCGAGCAATCCACGAACATTTGTCCGGTTGA